CGCGGACGACATCGTCATGGAGATCGGTTGGGACGACGACGTCGACGAGTCGTGGCGCGAAGCCATTGAGGAGATCGTCGGCTCCGAGATCGAGGACGAGACGTACGACGGCGTCGTCGACTCCGTCCTCGTGTGGTTCCGTGACGGCGACGGCGACCTCACCGACGACGTCGTCGACGCGCTCGCCACGCTGGAGGACAAGGGGTTCGTCCTCCTCATGACGCCGAAGGCCGGCTCGGATCTTGCGATCGACGCCGCGGACGTGCAGGAAGCTGCGACGACCGCCGGTCTCAAGGCCAGCTCGACCTTCAAGGTCGGCGACGACTGGATCGGCACGAAGCTCGTCCAGGGTGGCGCGGCGAAGCAGCGCTGAGCGCGGCCGCCGCACGAGACGAAGAGGGAGTGACATGAGCGGTCTCGAGGTGGGTGCTGCGGCGCCCGATTTCACGCTCAGGAACCAGTTCGGTGAGGACGTGACATTGTCCGGCCTCGTCGCCGAGCGCCCGACGCTGCTCGTCTTCTACCCCTTCGCGTTCTCCGGCATCTGCACGGGGGAGCTGTGCCACATCCGCGACAACCTGCCCCGCTACGACGGTGACGCGATGCAGGTCGTCGGCATCAGCTGCGATGCGATGTTCACGCAGCGCGCGTGGGCGGACGCCGAGGGCTTCGACTTCCCACTGCTCAGCGACTTCTGGCCGCACGGCGCGATCGCGCGCGCCTACGGCGTCTTCGACGACGAGCGCGGGTTCGCCGTGCGCGGCACCTTCCTCATCGACGCGTCGATGACGGTGCTCTGGTCG
This region of Dermacoccus nishinomiyaensis genomic DNA includes:
- a CDS encoding DUF3052 domain-containing protein, producing MNQTAGAHPAAKIGFSADDIVMEIGWDDDVDESWREAIEEIVGSEIEDETYDGVVDSVLVWFRDGDGDLTDDVVDALATLEDKGFVLLMTPKAGSDLAIDAADVQEAATTAGLKASSTFKVGDDWIGTKLVQGGAAKQR
- a CDS encoding peroxiredoxin, giving the protein MSGLEVGAAAPDFTLRNQFGEDVTLSGLVAERPTLLVFYPFAFSGICTGELCHIRDNLPRYDGDAMQVVGISCDAMFTQRAWADAEGFDFPLLSDFWPHGAIARAYGVFDDERGFAVRGTFLIDASMTVLWSLINGPGEARDFSPALEVAENL